ATTTTTCCAATTGGCTTTTGAACTTCTATTTCTTCGTCCACAACCTCTTTAAAAGCCTCGCTAATCATTGCAAGATCATTCTTTTTCTCGTCGATATAAATGCGACTTGGAAGTTTTTCTTTAGTATTAGAATAGTACTGAAATAGGAATGTTTGAAAAAGTTCGTGATTCTCTTTGTCACTATCCCCTTTCCCAAAATGAAAGTTCTTATGTCCTAATAAAATTCCCGATCTCATCATATAAATAGAAATATCGACTTCTAGCTCTCCCACATGATAAGCGGCAATATCAAAATCTTTCTCAGTAGATAATTCTACATTTTGTTTTTGATAGGCCTTTGAGAATTCTTTTAATTCTTCAATGCTATCGCGGATTTCAGCAGCACGTTCAAAATGCTCTTTTTCAGCTTCCTTAAACATTCTCTCTTCAAGAGTTTTTAAAACCTGACTACTTCTTCCCTCAAAGAAATTAATCACATTATTTAAATCAACCTCATAATCTTCACGTGAAATATAATCCACACAAGGAGCAGAACATTGTCGCATTTGATAGATAAGGCACGGCCTTTTTCGTCTGCGCATCTCCTCAATTGAACAGTCTCTCAATGTAAATGACTTGGTTAAAATACGAGAAATCTTGTGAATATTACTGCCTGTGGTGAAAGGACCAAAAAGGCGAACCTTCTTCTTTCTCTTAGGTCTTCGAGTATAAACTAGTCGCGGAAACTTTTCATTGAGATCGATTTGAATATAGGGATAACTCTTATCGTCTTTTAATTGAATATTATACTTAGGTATATGCTTTTTAATTAAGTTATTTTCTAAGATATATGCTTCAGCATCAGTCTTCGTCATGATGAAATCAAAGTCCTGAATATGAGAGACTAGGATCTGTGTTTTCGGTGACTTCTCTGAACTATTAAAATAACTAGAAACTCTCGCTCTAAGATTCTTCGCTTTACCAATATAGAGGATCTCTTCGACGCCTGCTCGCTTGCGTTTCATCAAATAGCAGCCGGATTTCGTTGGTAAATGTTTTGCTTTTTCAAGAAGCTGTAAAGTATTTTTCTTCATTATAATTATCTACATATAA
This sequence is a window from Halobacteriovorax vibrionivorans. Protein-coding genes within it:
- the uvrC gene encoding excinuclease ABC subunit UvrC, which encodes MKKNTLQLLEKAKHLPTKSGCYLMKRKRAGVEEILYIGKAKNLRARVSSYFNSSEKSPKTQILVSHIQDFDFIMTKTDAEAYILENNLIKKHIPKYNIQLKDDKSYPYIQIDLNEKFPRLVYTRRPKRKKKVRLFGPFTTGSNIHKISRILTKSFTLRDCSIEEMRRRKRPCLIYQMRQCSAPCVDYISREDYEVDLNNVINFFEGRSSQVLKTLEERMFKEAEKEHFERAAEIRDSIEELKEFSKAYQKQNVELSTEKDFDIAAYHVGELEVDISIYMMRSGILLGHKNFHFGKGDSDKENHELFQTFLFQYYSNTKEKLPSRIYIDEKKNDLAMISEAFKEVVDEEIEVQKPIGKMKSLYELTYDHAKEHQRFRVKNMDGPWIGLNKLKELLKLKETPKILECFDVAIWQGKSPTASQIVFRDGKPDKTQYRYYHLEERPEGNNDFAMMREVLARRLKKGKLPDVFIVDGGKGQVSSFLAVLEDFELDIPVVGIAKIKTSKSETFKDKEVSSSDERLIIPNRINPYILKKTPSLMRIVVQMRDEAHRFSRKLHHKKEKDRIFTSWFDDIEGIGEKTLKTIHENMDLTLKELAQLSLIEISHKLNVKESIAERIQLKLLKEFPQK